GGTACGCGCTTGTCTGCCAACGTGATTGTGATGAATGGCGATGCTTCCGACGCGCCGAAACTGCTGGGCGATACGAACGCCAGGAGCTTGCCGCTCAATCAACGGTCAATGTCCGGGCTGGTGTTTCTGTTTGGCGTTCGGCGCAGCCTGCCGGAATTGCAACATCACACCGTGTATTTTTCTGAAGATTACCCGCGCGAATTTGCGCAGTTGTTTGATGAACGCCGCTTTCCTGACGATCCGACGGTGTACGTCAACGCGCCCAGCCGCAGCGACCGTTCGCTGGTTCCCGGCGAGGGTGAAGCTTTGTTCGTGATGGCCAATGCCCCGGCGAATGATTCCGACGCCTGGGACGAAGAACAAATCCAAATTGCCCGTCGCAATGTACTGGCTCGGTTGCACTGCAGCGGATTCCCCGACATTGAATCGGACATTGTGGTCAGCGATGTCTGGACGCCGCGCCGCATCGCCACGCGGTATTTGATGCCCGGCGGCGCGATTTACGGAACGCATTCGCATGGATGGCGGCGCGCGTTTTTACGTCCGCCGAACAAAGACGCAAACGTTTCGGGATTGTATTACGTCGGCGGCAGCACACATCCAGGCGGCGGAACTCCGACCGTGTTGCTGTCCGCGCAAATTACCAGTGAACTGATCGAGCGATATGAAAGTTCGTAACCTGAGTTTGGTTGTGTTGGCGTGCTGTTACCTGATCCTGTGGGCAGGCGGTGTCGCTTCTCATTTGGTGTTTGGCCGCACGCCATCGGATGCGTTGTGGGCTGCGACGGCGTTTCTGTTTTTGGCCGGAGTGCTGGTGCTGATGACTGCAAACCGCGCCAACCGCTCGGCACTGCTGGCAATCGCTGTTGCCGGTTTCGCCGCCGAAGCCATCGGCGTTCACACCGGCTTCCCATTTGGCCGGTACGAATATACGGGCGTATTGCAACCGCAACTGTTCGCCGTGCCGCTGGTGATGGCTGCGGCGTGGGTGGTGCTGGTCGCGTACATCAAAACGATGCTTTCGGGGTTTGCGCTTTCCGTTTGGGTGGAAGCCTCGGTTGCCAGCCTGTGGATGGTGGCGATTGATTTGGTGATTGACCCATTGGCAGCGGGCGCATTGAGTTACTGGCGCTGGTCGGGCGTGGGCAGTTATTACGGCATTCCGCTGCAAAATTTCATCGGCTGGTTCGTCGTCAGCTTCGTGATTTTCGCGTTGTTCAACTTGAGCCGGAAAACCGTTTGGCAATCAAACGTCTGGACGACTTCCATCGGGTTGAGCATTGTGTTGTTTTTCAGCTTCATCGCGCTGTCGCATCATTTGATGCCGGTCGCAGCGATTGGTTTTGGCCTGTGCCTGTTTCATCTAACACTGGCCTATTTGCACAAGATAACCATTACCCGCCAAATTCAGGCTGAATGACTTCACCATAAGCGGTCTTCCGTTATTTCTGCAGCGCAAACGCGATGTACAAATCGCCTTTTGGTGCGTCCTTCTGCGCTTTGCCGCCGGTGGCGTGAACGACGACGAATTGTTTGCCGCCGACTTCATAAACGGCAGGCGTGGCGTTGCCGCTGAAGGGCAGCGTCGTTTCCCACAACAGCTTGCCGGTGCGTTTGTCGAAGGCGCGGAATTTGCGGTCGAAATTCGTCGCCGCGATGAAGACTAAGCCTCCGGCTGTGACAACCGGCCCGCCGTAATTTTCTGATCCGGTGTCCTTCAATCCTTTCGTGGCAAGTTCCGGGTATTCGCCGAGCGGAATCTTCCAGGCGTATTCGCCCGTGTTCAGGTTGATCGCGTTCAATGTTCCCCAAGGTGGCGCGATGGCTGGGTAACCGTCCGGGTCAAGGAATTTGATATAGCCAGTAAAACGAAAGCGTTGCCGAATCGGATCGGCTTTCGTGGCAAGCTCCTTGTCTTCGCCGCTGAGCAAAAATTCCGTCAGCGCAGCCAGATCGGTTTGCGACAGCGCTGTGAATGCGGGCATGCGGCCTGCTCCCTGGCGAATGATGGTCGTCAAGTTTTCCGCTTTGAATTTGGAGCCGATGGCTTTCAGCGAAGGAATTTGCGGCGGCGAACCGCTGAGATCGTCTCCGTGACAAGTCGCGCAGTTGCGGTTGTATAGTTGCCGCCCGGAATTGCCGGCCTGGTTTTCGGTGAGCTTCATGCGCCAAGCCATTTCGTTGGCGTTCACGTACAGCAATCCGGTTTCGGGATCGAATGCCGAACCGCCCCATTCCGCACCGCCGTCAAAGCCCGGAAAGATGATGGTTTCTTTGCCGACATTGATCGGCACGAATTGCCCTTTGCTGTTCATTTTGCGCAGTTCGGCCAAGGCCCAGGCGCGCGCTTCGGGCGTTCGATTGGTCAGCACGTCTTCTGACAGCATTTGCCGCGAAAAGGCTGTGGGCTTGGTCGACAGCGGCTGCGTTGCGGCGGAAACTTCGCCGGGAACTTCGCTGGCCGGATAGGATTTGGTTTCGATTGGAAACAGCGGTTTGCCTGTGGCGCGTTCGAACAAATACACGTGGCCGGATTTGGTGGTTTGCGCGACGCCGTCAATTCGTTTGCCGTTTTGTTTTACCGTCACCAGCGTCGGCGGCGAAGGAAAGTCGCGATCCCAAATGTCGTGTTTGACCGCTTGAAAATGCCACAACCGTTTGCCGGTCGCGGCATCCAGCGCCAGCAATGTGTTGGCGAACAGATTATCGCCCACGCGATTGGCGCCGTAAAAGTCATCAGCGGCGGAACCCGTTGGGACGAACACAATGCCCCGCTGTTCATCCACGGCCATGCCTGCCCAATTGTTGGCGGAACCCGTGTACGTCCAGGCGTCTTTCGGCCAGGTGTCGTAACCGTATTCACCCGGACGCGGAATCGTGTGAAATGCCCAGCGCTGTTTTCCCGTGCGCACGTCAAAGGCACGAATGTCGCCAAGCGCAGACGGCAACGATTCTCCCATTCGTCCGCTGACAATCAGCAGGTCTTTGTACACCGAACCGGGCGTCGTCAGCACCACGGAAATTTTGCCGGGATCGCGTTCCAATCCTTCGCGCAAATCAATGCGCCCGTTCGCGCCAAAGCTCGGAATCGCTTTGCCGGTCGCCGCGTCCAGCGCGTACACGTAACTTTGGACGGCGGCGAAAATGCGGCGTTCCTTTCCGTCGCTCCAAATGCTGACGCCGCGATTCGGGCCGCGCCCCGTCAAGCCAGAATCAAATCGCCACAACTCTTTTCCCGTTGCCGCATCCAGCGCAAAGATTTTGTGTTTGGCGCTGACACCATACAGCACGCCATCCACGATCACAGGCTGCGTTTGCGAATCGCCCGCGCCATCGCCGCCGTCGTATTGCCAAGCGATTTCCAAGCGCCCGACGTTTGCGCGGTTGATTTGCCTCAGCGGCGAATACCGTTGGCCAGTTTCGCCTCCGCCGTACTTGAAAGAAGAGGCGGTTCGGGATCGTTGTGCGTTGGCTTCGCGTTCACCGAACAAAGATTCCAGGCCCAGCAACAATGCGAGGCAGCAAAAAAGAGAGAAGGACAAGGTTTTGATTTTCATGCTTTTCTGTTTAACCACAGAGCACGCTAAGAATGCTGAGGAGAAAATCAAAACCACTGCTCCTCAGCGAACTCTGTGGCTGAAAATGAATCGCCCTTGATGGGTTTGGGATTTGTTGAGTACTGCCAGAGCGGTGTATACATAGAGCCGGAAAAACCATCAAGAAATCCATTCAAAAACTCGAACTGACCAGCGTCAAACGACCCTGTAGAAAGAAGGCAGCGCGAATTGTTTAGGTCGCTCCGATTTCTACAAAAAGCGTCTTTCGAGCGAACAAAGCAAACTGGACAGTTTGCTCTACTTTTTCAAGGGAGACTTTCGTGCGAACTCGTTTTCTGGCCGCAACCCTTCTGCTGGCTGCGCTCTGCGTTTCACTGAGCGCACAGCCCGTGTTTCAAAACATCTTTCCGCCCGAAGAATTCGCCGCGCGACGCGCCAGCCTGATGAAACAAATCGGCGACGGCGTCGCCATTTTGCAGGGCACCACAGAACGTCCTGGCGAACAACCGCTGCGGCAAAGCAATCAGTTTTATTATCTGTGCGGCGTGATTGAACCGCGCGCGATTTTGGTAATTGACGGCAAAGCAAAACGCTCGACCCTGTATTTGTATGGCGGAGCGGATCGGCGCGCGCGCATGTATGGTTCCGCAATGGTTCCGGGCGAAGCAGCAGTGAAAGCCACCGGCCTGGATGCCGTGCGTCCGCGCGAAGAATTCGCCGATGCCGTTGCCGCCTTCGTTCGCGAAAGCCGAACGATTTACACGCCCTTCCGCCCTGAAGTTCTGGAAAACGCATCGTCCAGCGACACAATCAGTTTGGCGCGCGCCACCAAAGAAGACCCTTGGGATGGGCGCGCTTCGCGCGAAGAAACCTTTATCCTGAAGCTCAAGGCTCTGGGCGCGAACGTCAACGTTCAAAATCTTGACTCGATGCTGGATGCGATGCGCTCCATCAAAAGCCCGCGCGAAATTGCCGTCATCCGCGAAGCCACACGCATCACCGGTTTGGGCATTATGGAAGCCATGCGCGAAGCGCGGCCAGGACTTTACGAATACGAACTGCAAGCGCCCGCCGAATACGTGTTCAAAAGATACGGCTCGCAAGCCGCGGCCTATTTCGCGCTGATTGCCACCGGCCAAAACACGTTTTTTTCGCATTACCATTTCAACACGGCGCAATTGAAAGATGGCGATCTGGTGCAATTCGATTACGCGCCAGATTACAAGTATTACGTATCGGACGTCACGCGCATCTTTCCCGCCAACGGCAAATTCACCGCGTGGCAGCGCGAGTTTTACACCATCTATTTGCGACTGTATCAGGCGCTGATGACTTCGATCAAAGTCCACGTTGCGCCGCGCGACATCGTCAAAGAAGCCGTCGGCAAGATGGATGCGATTATGGCGTCGTACAAATTCACCGATCCCAGAATCAAAGAATCGGCGACGCAGTTTGTCGAACGATACCGCACTAGCCGGGCGAACAGCCTGGGTCACACCATCGGTCTGGAAGTTCACGACGTGCGGTTGACGACCGAAACGTTGGAACCCGGCGCGCTGTTCACCATCGAACCGGCGATGAAGATTCCCGAACTGAATTTGGGGCTTCGATTGGAAGACGTGATTCTGATTACGGAATCCGGCTACGAAAACCTGTCAGCGTTTGTCCCGGTGGAAGTGGCTGACATTGAAAAGCTGATGGCCGAACCGGGTTTGCGCGACGAACGCGTCAAGGCGAAGACCGCATCTTCTGCAAAACGATAACTCAACAGAGTGCGCTGGGAACGCGGGTATCTCGCCGACAGGTCATGCAGGCGAGACGACTGCGCTCCCAGCGTCACAATTAATTTTCTGACTTTCTATGAAGCCGCGCTTACACCCACTTTTTATCTTCACCGTCGCATCCATCCTGCTGATCATTTCCGGCTTCACGGTTCGCCGTTTTGATAGTGCAAACCCTGTCAACGCGATGTCCGGTCGCATCAAGCTCGATGAGTTGAAAATTCAAAACGCTGTACACCATGACACTTCGTTGTCGTTGCGTGCGCTGGCGCATTCATACAAACCGGAATCCGTTGCCTCTGTGGATCAACAATCGGCAACGCCAATCACCCCTCCTATCATCACGACGCCAACGGGCTCAGCAAAGGTGGAACAGCGCACGCAAGGCGCAAAACCGGCGGCGAAGCTTGTTGTCAGTTTTGACGGATTGGGCGCAGGCTTTTCCGGTCCACAAGGCACGGCCACGCTGCGCAATCCGTCCGACAACAGCCTAGCTGTCGGCCCTGATCACATCATGCAAACCGTCAACACACGCACGGCGATTTTCGACAAGAAAGGCAAAGTGCTGTACGGCCCCGTGCCGAACAATACCGTCTTCAAAGGCTTTGGCGGCGCGTGCGAAGCGATGAACAACGGCGACACCGTCGTTCGATACGATCAATTGGCGGATCGCTGGTTGATCGTCATGCCTACATTTCGTCGAGGCGAACCCAGACCTGACCAACCCGAACCCGGACGCGCAGGCGAACCGGCTCAATTGTCCGTTCCCGGTCAGCCCAACCAGCCTGGAGCGG
This region of Acidobacteriota bacterium genomic DNA includes:
- a CDS encoding aminopeptidase P family protein, whose amino-acid sequence is MKQIGDGVAILQGTTERPGEQPLRQSNQFYYLCGVIEPRAILVIDGKAKRSTLYLYGGADRRARMYGSAMVPGEAAVKATGLDAVRPREEFADAVAAFVRESRTIYTPFRPEVLENASSSDTISLARATKEDPWDGRASREETFILKLKALGANVNVQNLDSMLDAMRSIKSPREIAVIREATRITGLGIMEAMREARPGLYEYELQAPAEYVFKRYGSQAAAYFALIATGQNTFFSHYHFNTAQLKDGDLVQFDYAPDYKYYVSDVTRIFPANGKFTAWQREFYTIYLRLYQALMTSIKVHVAPRDIVKEAVGKMDAIMASYKFTDPRIKESATQFVERYRTSRANSLGHTIGLEVHDVRLTTETLEPGALFTIEPAMKIPELNLGLRLEDVILITESGYENLSAFVPVEVADIEKLMAEPGLRDERVKAKTASSAKR
- a CDS encoding PQQ-binding-like beta-propeller repeat protein, producing MKIKTLSFSLFCCLALLLGLESLFGEREANAQRSRTASSFKYGGGETGQRYSPLRQINRANVGRLEIAWQYDGGDGAGDSQTQPVIVDGVLYGVSAKHKIFALDAATGKELWRFDSGLTGRGPNRGVSIWSDGKERRIFAAVQSYVYALDAATGKAIPSFGANGRIDLREGLERDPGKISVVLTTPGSVYKDLLIVSGRMGESLPSALGDIRAFDVRTGKQRWAFHTIPRPGEYGYDTWPKDAWTYTGSANNWAGMAVDEQRGIVFVPTGSAADDFYGANRVGDNLFANTLLALDAATGKRLWHFQAVKHDIWDRDFPSPPTLVTVKQNGKRIDGVAQTTKSGHVYLFERATGKPLFPIETKSYPASEVPGEVSAATQPLSTKPTAFSRQMLSEDVLTNRTPEARAWALAELRKMNSKGQFVPINVGKETIIFPGFDGGAEWGGSAFDPETGLLYVNANEMAWRMKLTENQAGNSGRQLYNRNCATCHGDDLSGSPPQIPSLKAIGSKFKAENLTTIIRQGAGRMPAFTALSQTDLAALTEFLLSGEDKELATKADPIRQRFRFTGYIKFLDPDGYPAIAPPWGTLNAINLNTGEYAWKIPLGEYPELATKGLKDTGSENYGGPVVTAGGLVFIAATNFDRKFRAFDKRTGKLLWETTLPFSGNATPAVYEVGGKQFVVVHATGGKAQKDAPKGDLYIAFALQK
- a CDS encoding carotenoid biosynthesis protein, whose translation is MKVRNLSLVVLACCYLILWAGGVASHLVFGRTPSDALWAATAFLFLAGVLVLMTANRANRSALLAIAVAGFAAEAIGVHTGFPFGRYEYTGVLQPQLFAVPLVMAAAWVVLVAYIKTMLSGFALSVWVEASVASLWMVAIDLVIDPLAAGALSYWRWSGVGSYYGIPLQNFIGWFVVSFVIFALFNLSRKTVWQSNVWTTSIGLSIVLFFSFIALSHHLMPVAAIGFGLCLFHLTLAYLHKITITRQIQAE